Part of the Propioniciclava sp. MC1595 genome is shown below.
CCCGTGGGATCGCCATGGCCCATCATGGCGCGCGGTGGGTCAGGCGAGCAAAGCTGCCGCGGCGATCCGCACGCTGGTGGCGTAGAGGGTCTCGCGCTCCTCGGAGCTCATGTCGCGGCTGGAGTCGAACAGGTGGTCGCTGACCGTGAGCACGGTGAGCGCCTCGCCGCCCTCGGCGGCCGCGCAGGCGTACAGGCCGGCGGACTCCATCTCCACGCCCAGGGTGCCGTACTTCGCGAGGCCACCGATGATGTCGGGGTTGGCGAAGTAGAAGTGGTCGGAGCAGTAGACCGGGCCGGTGTGGACGGTGGCGTCGGTGAGGCCCGCCGCGGCGTCCATGGCCCCGCGCAGGAGCGGGTAGGAGGCCGTCCACGACAGCGAGATGCCGGGGACGAAGAGCGTCGACAGCGACGCGTTGGTGTGGGCGGCCGTGGCCACGATGGTGTCGCCGACGGCGACCTTGTCGCTCATGCCGCCGCAGGTGCCCACGCGCACGATGCGCTCGACGCCGTAGAAGCG
Proteins encoded:
- a CDS encoding purine-nucleoside phosphorylase produces the protein MATPHIAAEPGQVAPLVLMPGDPKRAARIAAEHLEGAELVSDVRGIGCWTGSWQGTPMSVMASGMGIPSVSIYATELFRFYGVERIVRVGTCGGMSDKVAVGDTIVATAAHTNASLSTLFVPGISLSWTASYPLLRGAMDAAAGLTDATVHTGPVYCSDHFYFANPDIIGGLAKYGTLGVEMESAGLYACAAAEGGEALTVLTVSDHLFDSSRDMSSEERETLYATSVRIAAAALLA